One stretch of Halobaculum marinum DNA includes these proteins:
- a CDS encoding DUF7315 family membrane protein, which translates to MSEMPSDRGSATPVDDDSATTAAADGGGAAESSDSPTEPDRPVASGEGRARDVVVPIALYKRITAYSTLTAVVSVVLGFVMLDAATLQVSLTRRFVVGVFGAVGFVPPETFLTALFSVLGLGLIAFGAGVYVLGSRFRAAGMTGGNGNSQDDDAEQ; encoded by the coding sequence ATGAGCGAGATGCCGAGCGACCGCGGGTCCGCGACGCCGGTCGACGACGACTCCGCGACGACCGCGGCGGCAGACGGCGGGGGCGCGGCGGAGTCGAGCGACTCGCCGACGGAGCCGGACCGCCCGGTCGCCAGCGGCGAGGGTCGCGCCCGCGACGTGGTCGTTCCCATCGCGCTGTACAAGCGGATCACGGCGTACTCCACGCTGACGGCGGTCGTGTCGGTCGTACTCGGGTTCGTGATGCTCGACGCGGCGACGCTGCAGGTGTCGCTCACCCGTCGGTTCGTCGTCGGTGTGTTCGGCGCGGTGGGGTTCGTCCCGCCCGAGACGTTCCTGACCGCGCTGTTCTCCGTGCTCGGCCTCGGTCTGATCGCGTTCGGCGCGGGTGTGTACGTACTCGGATCGCGGTTCCGTGCGGCGGGCATGACCGGCGGGAACGGAAACTCTCAAGACGACGACGCCGAACAGTAG
- a CDS encoding MFS transporter, whose product MDTGRATDDRDGHVGRDRLALALVVYAVLLAQTLVYPGVDILAASFGGTGVAAPTLFLAVEFAAFAVFAGPWGSLSDRLGERRRLVALAAAGGAVGYLALAVAAGESLPFAGALVLRALQGGATVGALSLAISALADRTGGNGRNMGIAGIAIGLGTATGAPLGGQLFEVGTAVPLYAAAGLLGVAAVGALTIPDRPPGAGDRESGRRHGGLAALFTGVRERRDLAVPYAFAFVDRLTAGFFALVGTLYFRQAFGLGPGQTGLLLAAFFAPFALLQYPFGLLSDRVGRVLPVAAGSAVYGLVVVAVGFAPTVPLVALAMVAVGVLGALMAPATLALVVDLAADTDRGAAVAGFNAAGSLGFLAGSLVGGAVAAEYGFTAAFVVAGGSEFLLALAALPALLRLGRRARRTAVFGGD is encoded by the coding sequence ATGGACACGGGGCGTGCGACCGACGACCGCGACGGGCACGTCGGTCGCGACCGTCTCGCGCTCGCGCTCGTCGTGTACGCGGTGCTGCTGGCCCAGACGCTCGTCTACCCGGGCGTCGACATCCTCGCAGCGTCGTTCGGCGGGACGGGCGTCGCCGCCCCCACGCTGTTCCTCGCCGTCGAGTTCGCCGCCTTCGCCGTCTTCGCCGGTCCGTGGGGGAGCCTCTCGGACCGCCTCGGCGAGCGCCGACGGCTGGTCGCCCTCGCGGCGGCGGGCGGGGCGGTCGGCTACCTCGCGCTGGCGGTCGCCGCCGGCGAGAGCCTGCCGTTCGCCGGTGCGCTGGTCCTCCGCGCCCTCCAAGGCGGGGCGACCGTCGGGGCACTCTCGCTTGCAATTTCAGCGCTCGCGGACCGCACGGGCGGCAACGGTCGCAACATGGGGATCGCAGGAATCGCCATCGGCCTCGGCACGGCCACGGGCGCACCGCTGGGCGGCCAACTGTTCGAGGTCGGCACCGCCGTCCCGCTGTACGCCGCCGCCGGACTGCTCGGCGTCGCCGCCGTCGGTGCGCTCACGATTCCCGACCGACCGCCCGGCGCCGGCGACCGCGAGTCGGGCCGCCGTCACGGGGGCCTCGCGGCACTGTTCACCGGGGTGCGCGAGCGCCGCGACCTCGCGGTGCCGTACGCCTTCGCCTTCGTCGACCGTCTCACGGCTGGCTTCTTCGCTCTCGTCGGCACCCTCTACTTTCGGCAGGCGTTCGGCCTCGGCCCCGGCCAGACGGGACTCCTGCTCGCGGCCTTCTTCGCGCCGTTCGCCCTGCTCCAGTACCCGTTCGGTCTGCTGTCGGACCGCGTCGGGCGCGTCCTCCCCGTCGCCGCGGGATCTGCCGTGTACGGCCTCGTCGTGGTCGCCGTCGGGTTCGCGCCGACGGTCCCGCTCGTCGCGCTCGCCATGGTCGCGGTCGGCGTCCTCGGCGCGCTGATGGCGCCCGCGACGCTCGCGCTCGTCGTCGACCTCGCCGCCGACACCGACCGCGGCGCCGCCGTCGCCGGCTTCAACGCCGCCGGCAGTCTGGGGTTCCTCGCCGGATCGCTCGTCGGCGGTGCCGTCGCCGCCGAGTACGGCTTCACAGCCGCGTTCGTCGTCGCCGGCGGGAGCGAGTTCCTCCTCGCGCTCGCGGCGCTCCCGGCGCTCCTCCGACTCGGTCGCCGGGCGCGCCGGACGGCGGTGTTCGGCGGCGACTGA
- the nth gene encoding endonuclease III: protein MGTPLDSREAQVVEVLDRLYEEYPDTDISLNFSTRLELLVAVVLSAQCTDERVNQVCEDLFEKYQTAEDYANASEEQLAEDIYGITFHNNKGGYLKGIGEILVTEHDGEVPDTMSALTDLPGVGRKTANVVLQHAHDVTEGIVVDTHVQRISRRLGLTEEERPEAIEADLMGVVPEDDWRMFTHLFISHGRATCTARSPDCGDCVLADLCPSEQGDAAVDLASGEEW, encoded by the coding sequence ATGGGAACGCCGCTCGACTCGCGCGAGGCGCAGGTCGTGGAGGTCCTCGACCGACTGTACGAGGAGTACCCCGACACCGACATCTCGCTGAACTTCTCCACTCGGCTCGAACTGCTCGTCGCGGTCGTCCTCTCGGCACAGTGTACCGACGAGCGCGTCAACCAGGTCTGTGAGGACCTGTTCGAGAAGTACCAGACGGCGGAGGACTACGCGAACGCGAGCGAGGAGCAACTCGCGGAGGACATCTACGGCATCACCTTCCACAACAACAAGGGGGGCTACCTCAAGGGGATCGGCGAGATTCTCGTCACCGAGCACGACGGCGAGGTGCCCGACACGATGTCGGCGTTGACCGACCTCCCGGGCGTCGGGCGGAAGACGGCGAACGTCGTCCTCCAGCACGCCCACGACGTGACCGAGGGCATCGTCGTCGACACGCACGTCCAGCGCATCTCGCGCCGACTCGGGCTGACCGAGGAGGAGCGCCCCGAGGCCATCGAGGCGGACCTGATGGGCGTCGTCCCCGAGGACGACTGGCGGATGTTCACCCACCTCTTCATCAGTCACGGGCGGGCGACGTGCACCGCTCGCAGTCCCGACTGCGGCGACTGCGTGTTGGCGGACCTCTGCCCGTCCGAGCAGGGCGACGCGGCGGTGGACCTCGCCAGCGGCGAGGAGTGGTGA
- a CDS encoding DUF7319 domain-containing protein produces MTDASDESAPDAADTPAPDTDGHDAVDDDDVSIEALRAEVEEKYDFDNFRPADMAEMTMAEWEAAFDPDTWITGRDLLDRVEKDLRNRIASREVFAVLDRRSDPPSVVAYSDEGFAIVYADGSVEGEGTVLRDVKPTVALCSMDSYEVREPPEEYELPTPEEVQGGTGEFGNLMIQAVAGMQILGGLILGVVWLLSVFSRGPVTWVPFFPDFSVTTIAAPVAAGFFLLVGVFLFAIVANARLSDRFRAEEYRDRLRAAGIAERGEGAEFVPFEDVAERALAEARGEEPEPPDATVPSTGDSGGREAPERVRGAADETDG; encoded by the coding sequence ATGACCGACGCCTCGGACGAGTCGGCGCCGGACGCCGCCGACACGCCGGCACCCGACACCGACGGTCACGACGCCGTCGACGACGACGACGTGTCCATCGAGGCGCTCCGCGCCGAGGTCGAGGAGAAGTACGACTTCGACAACTTCCGCCCCGCCGACATGGCCGAGATGACGATGGCGGAGTGGGAGGCCGCGTTCGACCCGGACACGTGGATCACCGGTCGGGACCTGCTCGACCGCGTCGAGAAGGACCTCCGCAACCGCATCGCCTCCCGGGAGGTGTTCGCGGTGTTGGACCGCCGCAGTGACCCGCCGTCTGTCGTCGCGTACTCGGACGAGGGGTTCGCCATCGTGTACGCCGACGGGAGCGTCGAGGGCGAGGGAACCGTGCTACGCGACGTGAAGCCGACCGTGGCGCTGTGCTCGATGGACTCCTACGAGGTGCGCGAACCGCCCGAGGAGTACGAACTGCCGACGCCCGAGGAGGTGCAGGGCGGCACCGGCGAGTTCGGGAACCTGATGATCCAGGCGGTCGCCGGGATGCAGATCCTCGGTGGCCTCATCTTGGGCGTCGTCTGGCTGTTGAGCGTGTTCTCCCGCGGGCCGGTGACGTGGGTGCCGTTCTTCCCGGACTTCTCTGTGACGACCATCGCCGCGCCGGTCGCCGCCGGGTTCTTCCTGCTCGTCGGGGTGTTCCTGTTCGCCATCGTCGCGAACGCTCGTCTGTCGGACCGCTTCCGTGCCGAGGAGTACCGCGACCGCCTCCGCGCCGCCGGCATCGCCGAACGGGGTGAGGGAGCAGAGTTCGTGCCGTTCGAGGACGTGGCCGAGCGGGCCCTCGCGGAAGCCCGCGGCGAGGAGCCGGAACCGCCGGACGCGACAGTACCGTCGACGGGCGACTCAGGCGGTCGTGAGGCCCCGGAACGCGTGCGGGGCGCTGCCGACGAAACCGACGGATAG
- a CDS encoding metal-dependent transcriptional regulator, whose translation MNTADQYLKAIYLVQAVEDGPASTGSVADALDVSPASANEMIGKLEERGLAEHEKYKGVSLTDEGIVRAREALSNYCIIERFLANVLEVEEFRSEARSLEAVIDDTVADRLDTIIDRNAECPDCFDAETDACEYLAEVEPESPAD comes from the coding sequence ATGAACACGGCAGACCAGTATCTGAAGGCCATCTATCTCGTACAGGCCGTGGAGGACGGGCCGGCGTCCACGGGGTCGGTCGCGGACGCGCTCGACGTGAGCCCCGCCTCCGCCAACGAGATGATCGGCAAACTCGAGGAGCGTGGCCTCGCCGAACACGAGAAGTACAAGGGGGTGTCGCTCACGGACGAGGGCATCGTCCGCGCCCGCGAGGCGCTCTCGAACTACTGCATCATCGAGCGGTTCCTCGCGAACGTCCTCGAAGTCGAGGAGTTCCGCTCGGAGGCGCGCTCGCTGGAGGCGGTCATCGACGACACCGTCGCCGACCGCCTGGACACGATCATCGACCGCAACGCCGAGTGTCCGGACTGCTTCGACGCCGAGACGGACGCCTGCGAGTACCTCGCCGAAGTCGAACCCGAGAGTCCGGCGGACTGA
- a CDS encoding plastocyanin/azurin family copper-binding protein encodes MKRRDFMRQAGGATAALGAGATATAGTATAQEEGGGGGQKPDFGGYTDGAEGGEYLDARGESEVTVDVGGGGGLAFLPTELWIDTGTTVVFEWSSDGHNVIFDDNPGSVSGHEPLEGSGFSFEVTFESGGIYTYYCDPHRSLGMLGAIAVGEEVPTVSAGGGGGPKELHELGVAIQAHWVGAATILGIIMSVIFTFYLVKYGESAHTGTGR; translated from the coding sequence ATGAAGAGGCGGGACTTTATGCGACAGGCCGGTGGTGCGACGGCCGCCCTCGGGGCGGGCGCGACCGCGACGGCCGGCACCGCGACGGCCCAGGAAGAGGGCGGTGGCGGCGGCCAGAAGCCCGACTTCGGCGGCTACACCGACGGCGCCGAGGGTGGCGAGTATCTCGACGCCCGCGGCGAGTCGGAAGTGACCGTGGACGTCGGCGGCGGCGGGGGCCTCGCGTTCCTGCCGACGGAACTGTGGATCGACACCGGCACGACCGTCGTGTTCGAGTGGTCCTCCGACGGACACAACGTGATCTTCGACGACAACCCCGGGAGCGTCTCCGGCCACGAGCCGCTGGAGGGCTCCGGGTTCTCGTTCGAGGTGACGTTCGAGTCCGGCGGGATCTACACGTACTACTGTGACCCGCACCGCTCGCTCGGGATGCTCGGCGCCATCGCGGTCGGCGAGGAGGTGCCCACGGTGTCTGCCGGCGGCGGTGGCGGTCCGAAAGAACTGCACGAACTCGGCGTCGCGATCCAGGCTCACTGGGTCGGCGCCGCGACCATCCTCGGCATCATCATGAGCGTGATCTTCACGTTCTACCTGGTGAAGTACGGGGAGTCTGCACACACGGGGACGGGGAGGTAA
- a CDS encoding ferritin-like domain-containing protein yields MSIGQRVTSDHQLARLLQIGVVLEEVVEARSTQHHREMEDEFDAELETLLRDAAAESAEHRERLEELIDELDADSVSYEEIETLVEAQYGKTKPEDFDGVLYDQLCNEETAYKFYDDLIAAIEGSDSSFSVDRERVLDTLRSIRAEEAEGVEEVTAIMERR; encoded by the coding sequence GTGAGCATCGGCCAGCGGGTCACCTCGGACCACCAACTCGCCCGCCTGCTCCAGATCGGCGTCGTGTTGGAGGAGGTCGTGGAGGCGCGCTCCACCCAACACCACCGCGAGATGGAAGACGAGTTCGACGCGGAGTTGGAGACGCTGTTGCGCGATGCGGCCGCGGAGTCGGCCGAGCACCGCGAACGACTGGAGGAGTTGATCGACGAACTCGACGCCGACTCGGTGTCGTACGAGGAGATCGAGACGCTCGTCGAGGCGCAGTACGGGAAGACGAAGCCCGAGGACTTCGACGGTGTCCTCTACGACCAGTTGTGCAACGAGGAGACGGCGTACAAGTTCTACGACGACCTGATCGCGGCCATCGAGGGGAGCGACTCGTCGTTCTCCGTCGACCGAGAGCGGGTGTTGGACACGCTCCGGAGCATCCGCGCCGAGGAGGCCGAGGGCGTCGAAGAGGTCACGGCGATCATGGAGCGGCGATAA
- a CDS encoding plastocyanin/azurin family copper-binding protein translates to MGHSQHPQTGESRIGQSRRDVLKALGVGTGLAAVGGTAAARPPDRNVAAQQEGDEDGEGEGTGVVHDVLTRIVGPPTAPGRPADFFYEPTGLHVEPGDVLRYVFTTPDHNVVAMHPAYGMQRRVPIGVAAFSSPLLGWRPDSIPGDMVDPPVEGEESDADSEEGEGPVPDEWTVTLDTPGVYDLVCSPHEGFGMAMRVVVGDVTETAFETTDPDALPEPRAGPVGLARVTLTDPALQPEAIVEAGRVEWSDLAAVQSSGGDGGESENGEDGGNGGESGDEDGGGDTGDDGAAGDDEEN, encoded by the coding sequence ATGGGTCACAGCCAACACCCACAGACCGGAGAGTCACGGATCGGGCAGTCACGCCGCGACGTACTGAAGGCGCTCGGCGTCGGGACGGGCCTCGCCGCGGTCGGCGGCACCGCGGCGGCGCGCCCGCCCGACCGGAACGTCGCCGCACAGCAGGAGGGAGACGAAGACGGGGAGGGTGAGGGAACGGGCGTCGTCCACGACGTGTTGACGCGGATCGTCGGCCCACCCACCGCCCCCGGTCGCCCCGCCGACTTCTTCTACGAACCGACCGGCCTGCACGTCGAACCGGGTGACGTGCTCAGGTACGTGTTCACGACGCCCGACCACAACGTCGTCGCGATGCACCCGGCGTACGGGATGCAGCGACGCGTCCCCATCGGCGTCGCGGCGTTCTCCTCGCCGCTGTTGGGGTGGCGACCCGACTCCATCCCCGGCGACATGGTCGACCCGCCCGTCGAGGGCGAGGAGTCGGACGCCGACTCGGAGGAGGGTGAGGGACCGGTGCCCGACGAGTGGACGGTCACCCTCGACACGCCCGGCGTGTACGACCTCGTCTGCTCGCCCCACGAGGGGTTCGGAATGGCGATGCGCGTCGTCGTTGGCGACGTGACCGAGACGGCGTTCGAGACGACGGACCCAGACGCCCTCCCGGAACCCCGCGCCGGCCCGGTCGGCCTCGCGCGCGTGACGCTCACCGACCCCGCACTCCAACCGGAGGCGATCGTCGAAGCCGGTCGCGTCGAGTGGAGCGACCTCGCCGCCGTGCAGTCCAGCGGTGGCGACGGTGGCGAGAGTGAGAACGGGGAGGACGGCGGGAACGGTGGTGAGAGTGGAGACGAGGACGGCGGCGGCGACACGGGCGACGACGGAGCAGCGGGCGACGACGAGGAGAACTGA
- a CDS encoding cytochrome bc complex cytochrome b subunit, translating to MSEDNDTQDVETDGGTGIVAPDDETPTWRERKERTEGLSRLTYEYFERARSEDESLRRESDYVERDVLAFPTWPHETVRNLALTSFFVGMIIFLSATLPPHIGDPANPNSTPAIILPDWYLYWSFGLLKLGPLNPELAILGGQKLMADRTYGVLANGIVVGAIAVVPFINKGSARRPVEQPFWAAVGVFGIGLAFTLSMLSVKNLMPMNVDLLFDLTFFVPPIMGIVTYAVLKTMREGYMYDLNRRYYRLRPPK from the coding sequence ATGAGCGAAGACAACGACACCCAAGACGTGGAAACGGACGGCGGAACGGGCATCGTCGCGCCGGACGACGAGACCCCGACGTGGCGCGAGCGCAAGGAGCGCACGGAGGGGCTCTCCCGGCTGACGTACGAGTACTTCGAGCGCGCTCGCAGCGAAGACGAGTCGCTGCGTCGTGAGTCCGACTACGTCGAGCGCGACGTGCTCGCGTTCCCGACGTGGCCCCACGAGACGGTTCGCAACCTCGCGTTGACGAGCTTCTTCGTCGGCATGATCATCTTCCTGTCGGCGACGCTGCCGCCGCACATCGGCGACCCGGCGAACCCGAACTCGACGCCGGCGATCATCCTGCCCGACTGGTACCTCTACTGGTCGTTCGGCCTGCTCAAGCTCGGCCCGCTCAACCCCGAGCTCGCCATCCTCGGCGGGCAGAAGCTGATGGCCGACCGCACGTACGGCGTGCTCGCGAACGGTATCGTCGTCGGCGCCATCGCCGTCGTCCCCTTCATCAACAAGGGGTCGGCGCGCCGGCCCGTCGAGCAGCCGTTCTGGGCGGCCGTCGGCGTGTTCGGCATCGGCCTCGCGTTCACGCTGTCGATGCTGTCCGTCAAGAACCTCATGCCGATGAACGTCGACCTGCTGTTCGACCTGACGTTCTTCGTGCCGCCCATCATGGGCATCGTCACGTACGCGGTGCTCAAGACGATGCGCGAGGGGTACATGTACGACCTCAACCGCCGGTACTACCGGCTGCGCCCCCCGAAGTAA
- a CDS encoding DUF7321 family protein, translated as MVSEGTTATVAGAMVTASLPFYLYGAWIMVGRDQDHVTWDRLMRHLRVILPGLVLNTVPVVFWMAPRLLGQFGGVAALHAFLGLQAYALLAFGLTGIVRIFQVKRENDLYDLDDPETNLNDLHEHMAAWRGRLRIGVFGYVLFWFLAYAVGLYRYYGLYIA; from the coding sequence ATGGTTTCGGAGGGGACGACGGCGACAGTGGCAGGGGCGATGGTGACGGCGAGCCTGCCGTTCTACCTGTACGGGGCGTGGATCATGGTCGGGCGCGATCAGGATCACGTCACGTGGGACCGCCTCATGCGCCACCTGCGGGTGATCCTCCCGGGACTCGTGCTCAACACGGTCCCGGTCGTGTTCTGGATGGCCCCGCGACTGCTCGGTCAGTTCGGCGGCGTCGCGGCGCTCCACGCGTTCCTCGGCCTCCAGGCGTACGCCCTCCTGGCGTTCGGGCTCACCGGGATCGTCCGGATCTTCCAGGTGAAGCGCGAGAACGACCTCTACGACCTCGACGACCCCGAGACGAACCTGAACGACCTCCACGAGCACATGGCCGCGTGGCGTGGTCGCCTCCGGATCGGCGTGTTCGGCTACGTGCTGTTCTGGTTCCTCGCGTACGCCGTCGGTCTGTACCGGTACTACGGGCTGTACATCGCCTGA
- a CDS encoding DUF7318 family protein, with amino-acid sequence MSSTGSTYGDIHRYEPARESTAAAIAIVLLTVVEIVFVFMFTYGLVNGWGLSDTGNMFLGGILAVIFIDLAFILALYRKEFLPDVMIVKKRRRKWEDLYIREEDVDGETLGTDAWEQVKRAVYPYYKR; translated from the coding sequence ATGTCCAGTACCGGATCCACCTACGGCGACATCCACCGCTACGAACCGGCGCGCGAGAGCACCGCCGCGGCGATCGCGATCGTCTTGCTGACGGTCGTCGAGATCGTCTTCGTGTTCATGTTCACCTACGGCCTCGTCAACGGGTGGGGCCTCTCGGACACGGGGAACATGTTCCTCGGCGGCATCCTCGCTGTGATATTCATTGACCTCGCGTTCATCCTCGCGCTGTACCGCAAGGAGTTCCTCCCGGACGTCATGATCGTGAAGAAGCGACGTCGCAAGTGGGAAGACCTCTACATCCGCGAGGAGGACGTCGACGGGGAGACCCTCGGCACCGACGCGTGGGAGCAGGTCAAGCGCGCGGTCTACCCCTACTACAAACGGTGA
- a CDS encoding saccharopine dehydrogenase family protein: MSEHDRDYDVVLWGATGFTGRLVADYLAGRYGTTDLDWALAGRSEDRLAAVRDEVVADHGDELASLDLLTGDAFDRESLDAIAERTAVVCTTVGPYATFGSELVAACVEQGTHYCDLAGEVHWMRRMIDEHHDRATETGARIVHGCGFDSVPSDLGTLLLQTHAEEQFGAYCDEVRGLVSIRGGAFSGGTVASMVEMYREGAADRDVRRILAVPRALDPPESRDARAERPQRGVSYDRERDTWTAPFVMAQINEPVVRRSNALLGYPWGHTFRYGEALRTGDGVTGAATAAGLAAGQGLLAGALAVGPLREALDRYVLPDPGDGPDEETIEGSSFQVRLRGTGASDEYPGGYTVEATVRGDRDPGYGSTCRMLGESAICLARGEVDSPHDGGVLTPASGIGLPLIDRLEGTGVSFEAETVAGGD; encoded by the coding sequence ATGTCCGAGCACGACCGCGACTACGACGTCGTCCTGTGGGGCGCGACCGGCTTCACCGGTCGCCTCGTCGCCGACTACCTCGCCGGGCGGTACGGGACGACCGACCTCGACTGGGCGCTCGCGGGACGCAGCGAGGACCGCCTCGCGGCCGTCCGCGACGAGGTGGTCGCCGACCACGGCGACGAACTCGCCTCGCTCGACCTCCTCACGGGCGACGCGTTCGACCGCGAGAGCCTCGACGCCATCGCCGAGCGAACCGCAGTCGTCTGCACAACTGTCGGCCCGTACGCGACGTTCGGGTCCGAGTTGGTCGCCGCCTGCGTCGAGCAGGGCACCCACTACTGCGACCTCGCGGGCGAGGTCCACTGGATGCGCCGGATGATCGACGAGCACCACGACCGGGCAACCGAGACCGGCGCGCGCATCGTCCACGGCTGCGGCTTCGACTCCGTCCCGAGCGACCTGGGCACCCTGCTCCTCCAGACCCACGCCGAGGAGCAGTTCGGTGCGTACTGCGACGAGGTTCGGGGACTCGTCTCCATCCGCGGCGGCGCGTTCAGCGGCGGCACCGTCGCCAGCATGGTCGAGATGTACCGCGAGGGTGCCGCCGACCGTGACGTCCGACGGATCCTCGCGGTCCCGCGTGCGCTCGACCCGCCCGAGAGTCGCGACGCGCGTGCCGAGCGGCCACAGCGCGGGGTCAGCTACGACCGCGAGCGCGACACCTGGACCGCGCCGTTCGTCATGGCACAGATCAACGAGCCAGTCGTCCGCCGCTCGAACGCCCTCCTCGGCTACCCGTGGGGCCACACGTTCCGCTACGGCGAGGCGCTCCGCACGGGCGACGGCGTGACGGGAGCCGCGACCGCCGCCGGGCTCGCCGCGGGCCAGGGCTTGCTCGCCGGCGCGCTGGCGGTCGGGCCGCTCCGCGAGGCGCTCGACCGCTACGTCCTCCCCGACCCGGGCGACGGCCCCGACGAGGAGACCATCGAGGGGAGTTCCTTCCAGGTCCGCCTGCGCGGGACGGGTGCCTCCGACGAGTATCCGGGCGGGTACACAGTCGAGGCGACCGTCCGCGGCGACCGCGACCCCGGCTACGGGTCGACGTGTCGGATGCTCGGCGAGTCGGCGATCTGTCTCGCGCGTGGCGAGGTCGACTCGCCCCACGACGGTGGCGTGTTGACGCCGGCGTCCGGAATCGGACTCCCGCTGATCGACCGACTGGAGGGGACCGGCGTGTCGTTCGAGGCGGAGACCGTCGCAGGCGGTGACTGA
- a CDS encoding cytochrome b translates to MSLEKKDEYDHKNWLDSKDLTPVEATFLTALIWVDKRLRIVDYLELLESLYYRSNLQMPKSHTEQYDLDNKFWYWYALYTLGFFSTLAYVVAAISGALLGFYYVPAVGSAGPGEASIAYSQIAFIMRDLQFGFMLRSIHRWSAQVMTAAVFLHMLRVYFTGAYKEPRELNWLLGIVLISLTMVFGYSGYLLPWDQLAFWAGQIGVEMSLSIPLIGEWVAQLLFGGFSLSQATLQRMYILHVFLLPFVVTTLIAIHIGIVWVQGIAEPH, encoded by the coding sequence ATGAGTCTGGAAAAGAAAGACGAGTACGACCACAAGAACTGGCTGGATAGCAAGGACCTCACGCCGGTGGAGGCGACGTTCCTCACCGCGCTCATCTGGGTCGACAAGCGTCTCCGCATCGTCGACTACCTCGAACTGCTGGAGTCGCTGTACTACCGGTCGAACCTCCAGATGCCGAAGTCCCACACCGAACAGTACGACCTCGACAACAAGTTCTGGTACTGGTACGCCCTGTACACGCTCGGGTTCTTCAGTACCCTCGCGTACGTCGTGGCGGCCATCTCCGGCGCCTTACTCGGGTTCTACTACGTGCCCGCGGTCGGGTCGGCGGGGCCGGGTGAGGCGTCCATCGCCTACAGCCAGATCGCGTTCATCATGCGCGACCTCCAGTTCGGTTTCATGCTGCGCTCCATCCACCGGTGGTCCGCGCAGGTGATGACCGCTGCGGTGTTCCTGCACATGCTCCGTGTGTACTTCACGGGCGCGTACAAGGAGCCGCGCGAACTGAACTGGCTGCTCGGCATCGTGCTCATCTCGCTGACGATGGTGTTCGGGTACTCCGGATACCTCCTGCCGTGGGACCAGCTGGCGTTCTGGGCCGGCCAGATCGGCGTCGAGATGAGCCTCTCGATCCCCCTCATCGGCGAGTGGGTCGCCCAACTGCTGTTCGGCGGCTTCTCGCTGAGCCAGGCGACGCTCCAGCGAATGTACATCCTCCACGTGTTCCTGCTCCCGTTCGTGGTGACCACCCTCATCGCGATCCACATCGGCATCGTGTGGGTGCAGGGCATCGCGGAGCCGCACTGA